CCAACTGcagtaaatataaaacaaattaaagaaaactcTCGTTTTATTGCTGGAACTGGAGATGTTAACTAACAATGCcgtattttgaattttcgCGGCCAACAGCGTtggtatttaatttgattcttGGTATTCGCTAAAGATTCCTATTTGGTATTCGTATATAGTATATTCGTTGTCTTATTTAGACGTTAACTTATTAGGGTGATTAAGCTTTACTATTTAGGAATTTTCCTTTGcgaattcttttttaaattaataaacgttATTCGTGAGATGAAACATTATTTCATAAATACTATAACTATCGCCTAAGAAGAGACCTGTGAACGGTCACATTGATATAATACCCAAGCCATATGTTATTTGGTGGCGATGGTCACACACAAAAGTCGCAACAAAATATcgttttggaattttttaCAAGGAACTCAAGAAGGAACAGCCAGTGCATGATTGAGGATTTGAGCGCCTCAGAGAGCCACTGCCAGATCGAATGGCGTCCGAGGAGCGGGATGGGGATGTCCTGCTCCAGTTGCAGCCCGAGGAAATCGGGGAAAGTGGCGCCCAGCTGCCCGAGCAAATCGAGCGCTGTTCTGGACTAGACTATAACGATTTTTTCTGGCGCTTCATGCACAAGAATATCCCGGTCGTCATAGCGGACGTCTCCAACGACTGGGAGTGCCAGAACTGGACTGTGGCGGGAgtccaggaccaggaccaggagtCGCGGGATCTCAACTCCAATGCGAGTGCATCTTCCATCAACTTTGACTACCTCAAGAGCAAGATCAGCGATTGCCCGGTTCCAGTTGCCGACTGCAATTCGTCGTACTTCAACAGTCACACCAAGCTGGAGCTCAACTTCCACGACTACCTGGCGAAATGGCGGAGTGGCATCGAAAATCAATCATCCAATCGGCCGGCGGAAGTGAATAGTAATGTGGTTCCCGCGAGCAGGGACAATCTCTACCTCAAGGACTGGCATCTGGCCGCCCAAATGCCGGGCTATAACTTCTACAAGGTGCCTAAATACTTCTCCTCCGACTGGCTAAACGAACAACTGATTCAGCAGGGGAAGGACGACTACCGATTCGTCTATATGGGGCCCAAGAACTCATGGTCTGCTTTGACATCTTTCCTGGCTTTCTCATACTAAATCACGTTCCATTCCAGGACCTCCTACCATGCGGATGTGTTTGGCTCCTTCAGTTGGTCCACCAATATAGTGGGCCTTAAGAAGTGGCTGATAATGCCGCCGGGAGAAGAACTCAAACTGAACGATCGCTTGGGAAATCTGCCCTTCAGCATAGACGAGAAAATGCTGGATGAGCACCACGTCCGATATTACACCATTAATCAGCGCGCCAATGAAGCTGTGTTCGTGCCCAGTGGATGGTTTCATCAGGTGTGGAACCTCACGGACACCATATCCGTCAATCACAACTGGTTCAATGCCTGCAATATATCCTTGGTCTGGCAGAACCTTAGGAACAACCTGAAGGCCGTTTGCAATGAGATCTCCGACTGCCAGCAAATGGATAACTTTGAGGCCCACTGCCAGACAATGCTGAGGGCCAGCTTTGGTATCAACTACCTCGATTTTATAGAACTCCTGGAGTTTATAGCCGCTCGCCGATTGGCAGAAGCAACCGTAGCCACCAAGTTTTTACTGTTCGATAGCTACATAATGAATGATTATCACGTGCAATACGATCTCGAGTGCTTGAGGAAGATCACGCGGATTCTGACAGAGGATCCGACTATCCAGTGTAGTCCCCTTCAATTAGAGGATCGCTGCCAGGGATTGCTCAGCCGATTAGAGTTTTAGAATAAGCATAGCGAAATGCCTCggcatatttttataccaaaCTTGTATTCATATACAACCGAAAGTcgtaatattttaatacagACATTTAAACACCAACTACTCGCCCTCGGGCCAGGTGAACTCGCCCTTGATGGGTTCGGTCCTTAGCCAAAGGCACTGGTCGATTACCTGGAAGCCAAGTTTGCTGAACATCTCGGATGAGGGCTTATTCGAGGGGCCCACGAGGGCCATTACATCGTGACCCTGGGCGGCTAGCCGGTATGCGATTTCCCTCGTCACGACACTGCCGAATCCCCGACGCTTGTGTGAAGCCTTCACCTGCAGGGCGCCCAAGTAGCCGCCTTGCAACCTACAGATTTTTACATCAGATAATGGTGGTTTACAGAAATATATTTGCCTCACCTGATGCACCAGGCAACTAGTTCTTGGGTGTCTGCCTGGTACAATCCAACACTGACGCACAAGCGAATCTGTCTTTCTATGAAGAACAAAGATCCCACGTGATGATTGGGCCACTCTTCGTTGACCAAAGGAGCGTCTGCCACGCTCAGGGACTTTAGAACAAATCCCACTGGGGGTCTACGATGGAGATGAagatcatcatcataatcataacGCATTCTGTTAAGCAGATTATTGTTTCTTACTCAACTTTCAGCTTGAGGGCGTCCTCAGCTTTCATAAAATACAAGTTCGTGTAGTCCCTGAATACCAGGTCCAAGCTCTTAGACTCTACCAGACCATCCAGGGCATCAATATGTCTGGAGGGTATGGAACTGCATTTCAGACCCGTCGACCAGTCCAATAAATCCAAAGCTGATCTAACAAGGCCGATTGAGTTGTTCAGGCAACCTACAAATAGTTGATAGCGATCCTAAGAGAGGGTCGCCTCTCTTAGTAAACGTTTTACCCGCGTAAAAAACAATCTGAACATGTATGTAGTACTCACCACTATAACAAAAAGACCTTCGTCTCTGGCTTGTTTTGTATCCAATGTGTACATCTCAATATTCCGCATGTGGGGTTGTTTCTGCAGGAATGACACGAAGTTATCAAGGCAGTAGTATTCCTGGCAGTACTTCGGCCAGTTCTGCTTGTAGAGCTGTTGGAACTGCTGGATATCTTCCAATCCAATAACTTCTAATCGAGTGTCCATTCTGGTCAAGTGGAACAATCTTCCCCTCCAAGCAACAGAGTTTAAATGGCTCGTTTGGTGGCTGTTTGGTGACTAAAACTAAATCAAGCAGCTGGTTTATTTCTCTTTAATTAGATCTCTTAACCTCGTTAGATTCTCTTAGGCGGTTTTTTTATGACTAGCCCGTTGTTTGCCAGCTGCGAAAGCTTATTATCGTTAATGATTTAAATCTACAAAAAATcgacatttacatttacaggCAAACAAGCCCTTAATCTTATCGATCCCCCTTTGGGGACTCCGTGATCAGCCAGTGACACTGGTCGATGACTTTGAAGCCCAGTTTGGTGAACAGGCCCAAGGATGCCTTGTTCTCGGGAACCACTTCGGTGATTGTATCGCGACCCAGCAGAGCCTCCTGTCTGGAAAACTCCTTCACAATCAGCTGTCCGAAGCCTC
This sequence is a window from Drosophila teissieri strain GT53w chromosome 2R, Prin_Dtei_1.1, whole genome shotgun sequence. Protein-coding genes within it:
- the LOC122612861 gene encoding uncharacterized protein LOC122612861, translating into MDTRLEVIGLEDIQQFQQLYKQNWPKYCQEYYCLDNFVSFLQKQPHMRNIEMYTLDTKQARDEGLFVIVDRYQLFVGCLNNSIGLVRSALDLLDWSTGLKCSSIPSRHIDALDGLVESKSLDLVFRDYTNLYFMKAEDALKLKVEPPVGFVLKSLSVADAPLVNEEWPNHHVGSLFFIERQIRLCVSVGLYQADTQELVAWCIRLQGGYLGALQVKASHKRRGFGSVVTREIAYRLAAQGHDVMALVGPSNKPSSEMFSKLGFQVIDQCLWLRTEPIKGEFTWPEGE
- the LOC122612860 gene encoding 2-oxoglutarate and iron-dependent oxygenase JMJD4 homolog, coding for MASEERDGDVLLQLQPEEIGESGAQLPEQIERCSGLDYNDFFWRFMHKNIPVVIADVSNDWECQNWTVAGVQDQDQESRDLNSNASASSINFDYLKSKISDCPVPVADCNSSYFNSHTKLELNFHDYLAKWRSGIENQSSNRPAEVNSNVVPASRDNLYLKDWHLAAQMPGYNFYKVPKYFSSDWLNEQLIQQGKDDYRFVYMGPKNSWTSYHADVFGSFSWSTNIVGLKKWLIMPPGEELKLNDRLGNLPFSIDEKMLDEHHVRYYTINQRANEAVFVPSGWFHQVWNLTDTISVNHNWFNACNISLVWQNLRNNLKAVCNEISDCQQMDNFEAHCQTMLRASFGINYLDFIELLEFIAARRLAEATVATKFLLFDSYIMNDYHVQYDLECLRKITRILTEDPTIQCSPLQLEDRCQGLLSRLEF